GCAGCGCCGCCGCCGCAGTTGCCCATAGACTGGGTTTGTGTGATGCTGAGATTACAGTAAAAATGCCTGGTGGTTTGATTGATATCCAAATAAAAAACGACTTCACAATTTTAATGACAGGTTCCGTCACCAAAATATGTGAAGGAAAATTATCAGAAGAATTATTTATGTATTATCAGGGGAACTAAAAGCAAAAGAATTTCATCAGCGATCTCTTGTAACGGAAAGATTGAGAATTGACATGAGAAGGCAGATGGCAGGAGGCAGATGGCAGAAGGGAACCCTATTAATAAATTGAGGGGTTTGAAACAAGGACGTCTTTTTTCTTCACTCTGGGAGTCTCTAAAAAAATCCTTTTACCCTTTTCATCAATAAATAATGGTGCCTTTAAACCCTGTGACAGAGGGCAAAAATTTATTTTCAATATAACTGCCGTCTGCCTTCTGCTTAATTCTGAATTTAATTAACAAGCCTGCGTTTGGTGGACATCCACCCCATCACAGACGCAAAAGGAAAACCGCATGATGAAAAGACCTAAACTGTCTAGGTTACTTAAATTCGTTGCAGTAATGCTGATGAGTTTTTCAGTATTACTCCTGTTTTGGATCGCCTCGCCCTTACCGAAGATACTCGCTAAACCAGAAACTAAAATATTTGAACAAGTTTGGCAAACACTCAACGATAACTTTTACGATCCAAAGTTTAACGGTGTCGACTGGAAAGCGATGCGGGAAAAGTATAAATCCCAAGCTGCACAAGCTAAGTCTACCCAAGAATTTGCAGCTACCATTAATCAAATGCTTGGTGAATTGCAAACTTCTCACACCCGCTACTACACAAAAGAAGAGCCTGCTTACTATCAGATTTTAGGCATTTTTGTACCCAGAAGTGGTGAATTACAAAAACAGCTACCCAAATTCCTGCCTAAAGACAAAATAGAATACACTGGCATTGGTGTATTTACTAAAGATATTAACGGCAAAACCTTTGTCAGCAACATTCTTGATAAAAGTCCTGCTGCCGCAGCCGGGTTAAAAATTGGCGATCAAATCCTCAGTGTCGATGGTTATCCTTATCAACCCATACAATCCTTTGCAGGGAAAACAGGAGAAAAAGTCAAATTATTAATTCAGCGTTCAGCTGCATCTAGCAGTCAAACAGAAATTGCGATCGCACCCAAAAACTTCGATGCCAAGACCATGTTTATCGATGCTCAGCAAGCCAGCATCCAGACTATACAACGGGAAGGTAAAAAAGTCGGTTATATTCATATTTGGTCACACGCAGCTAACGAAGACCAACAGCAGCTGCAATCAGAAATAATTTATGGTCGCCTCAAAGATGCAGATGGATTAGTTTTAGATTTTAGAGACGGTTGGGGTGGGGGAGATGTTAATTCTCTTAACCTCTTCACTGCTGAAGCAGGGCCAACTGTTACCAGTGTTTCCCGCAATGGCAAAAAATATACTTATATATCCCAATGGAAAAAACCAGTGGCGATGGTAATCAACGAAGGAAGCAGAAGCAGCAAAGAAATTTATGCTTATGGCTTTCAGCAACACAAAATCGGCCCTGTAATTGGCACTAAGACTGCGGGAGCAGTGGTTGCTGGTCGTCCTTTTTTTATGGAGGATGGTAGCTTACTTTACGTAGCAGTTGCAGATGTATTCGTAAACGGCAATCAAAGGTTAGAAGGTAAAGGTGTTGCACCAGATATCAACATTTCCTTGCCATTAGAATACGCTCAAGGTGCAGACCCGCAAAAAGAACGAGCGATAGAAACTGTATTAGCAGCCATCAAACAAACTAGCTAAGTACAGGCTTATACCATTCGCTCTAAGTCTGATACATTTGGCGACTAGGCAGACAAGGAGGACAAGGAGAAGAATTTGTATCAAGAATTTTGTGAAATGGTATTATGTGTGATGTGGATGATCGCGCTGAAAAATTTTCTGCTTTTTGGTGCGATCGCATATCTATTCTGAACAATTCATTTTACTTTTTACCATTGCTGTGACAGTTTGGGGAATTCTTACCGTAAAAGTTGTTCCAACCCCTACTTCACTTTCTACAGAGATTTCTCCTTGATGTAGTTCTAAGCACTTTTTCACTACAGCCAGTCCTAATCCACTGCCAACAATCTTACTCACGTTATTAGCACGATGAAAAGGTTCAAATAAATGTTGCTGAAACTCTGAAGGAATTCCGATACCAAAATCTTGAACTTGGAAAATGATTGCATCTCGTTCACAACTAAGAACCAAAAAGACGGTTCCTTCTTGAGGCGAATACTTCATTGCATTTGAGAGCAAATTGCTGAGAATTGAGTACAGCAAATTTTCGTCCAATTTGGCGTGAGTACAGCTACCTTGACTAATAAATTTGATAGTATGCTGTGGTTGATTGCAAAACTGGAGATCTTCTATCAAATTGATACAAAATGCTTCTAAATCAATGAGTTCTGGATTAAATTCCAGTTTGCCTGCTTCTGCTCTAGTAAGAGTGAGAATATCCGTCAGCAATTGATTCATTGATCTAGCTGAAGATTGAATACGATGCAGATTTTTGAGCTTCTTTTCTTTTGTCCATTGCTGTTCGCTTTGAGCTAATAATTGAGCTGATCCTAAGATAATACTCAAAGGCGTACGAAACTCGTGAGAAACCATTGAGAAAAAGCGTAGTTTTAGTTCACTGAGTTCTTTTTCTTGAGCTAATGTCCGTTGAGTGGCTTCCGCTTGCTGACGCTTAACTAATTGTTGATAAAGCAAAGCATAAACACCTAACAAAATACTAAAACTTAACAAAGTGCCAAGGAATTCAATCAACATCCGATTGTGGATATTGCTTTGGGAATGTCTAACTGAGATTTGCAACAACTGTTCTTCCCTAGTTTGCATTTGGGTCAGCGTTTCCCGGATTTGACTACGGTTTTGGTTGCTACGAGTAACTACGGATGCTTGAAGAGCAAAGGTTGATTTACCCTGTTGCTGAAGCTCAATTGACTGCTTAGATAGTTCAACTCTTTGAGATATCAGGAATTTTAGCCTTTTTAGTTGTTGCTGTTGAGCAGGGTCATCAGCTAATTGTTGCTGTAACTTTTTGACTTTAGCATCTAGGCTTTGCATTGCCTGATTGTAACGCTTGAGTTCTGAGCGCTCTCCATACAGAATATAGCCTCTGCGTCCTGATTCTGCATCAGTCAGTGTCGCAAAAATATCAATCAGGCTTTTCATCGCCTCATGGGTGTGCTTCACTTTATTACCACTGTAAATTAATTGAGTAGCATTTTGGTAAGAGATAAAGCTGACAACACCCATTAATAACAAAGACAAACCAAAGCCAGAGGCTATCCATTTCCCTTCCAGCGACCATTTCATAGAAAGTAATTTAGTTAATGGTTTGGAGTTGGTTTATTATACAAAACCTTGTATCAAGGTTAAGATGTTTCCAAAGAGTCTATGATCGCTGCTGTTTTTTTAATTCACAAATGTTCTAACAATGCGGATTTTGGTAGTTGAAGATGATGTCCAGCTAGCAGAGATGCTGATGGAAGCTCTTAGTGATCGTCAATATGTGGTGGATGTAGCTCAAGATGGAGAGCAAGCATGGAATTTTGTCAATGGGTTGGAATATGACCTAGTGGTGCTAGATATTACTTTACCCAAGCTAGACGGCGTGAGTTTTTGCCAACGTTTGCGATCGCGCAATAATACATTACCTGTCCTCATGTTAACAGCACGCGACACCCTTACTGACAAAATTACCGGGTTGGATGCTGGGGCAGATGACTATAT
Above is a genomic segment from Fischerella sp. JS2 containing:
- a CDS encoding S41 family peptidase, with protein sequence MKRPKLSRLLKFVAVMLMSFSVLLLFWIASPLPKILAKPETKIFEQVWQTLNDNFYDPKFNGVDWKAMREKYKSQAAQAKSTQEFAATINQMLGELQTSHTRYYTKEEPAYYQILGIFVPRSGELQKQLPKFLPKDKIEYTGIGVFTKDINGKTFVSNILDKSPAAAAGLKIGDQILSVDGYPYQPIQSFAGKTGEKVKLLIQRSAASSSQTEIAIAPKNFDAKTMFIDAQQASIQTIQREGKKVGYIHIWSHAANEDQQQLQSEIIYGRLKDADGLVLDFRDGWGGGDVNSLNLFTAEAGPTVTSVSRNGKKYTYISQWKKPVAMVINEGSRSSKEIYAYGFQQHKIGPVIGTKTAGAVVAGRPFFMEDGSLLYVAVADVFVNGNQRLEGKGVAPDINISLPLEYAQGADPQKERAIETVLAAIKQTS
- a CDS encoding ATP-binding protein is translated as MKWSLEGKWIASGFGLSLLLMGVVSFISYQNATQLIYSGNKVKHTHEAMKSLIDIFATLTDAESGRRGYILYGERSELKRYNQAMQSLDAKVKKLQQQLADDPAQQQQLKRLKFLISQRVELSKQSIELQQQGKSTFALQASVVTRSNQNRSQIRETLTQMQTREEQLLQISVRHSQSNIHNRMLIEFLGTLLSFSILLGVYALLYQQLVKRQQAEATQRTLAQEKELSELKLRFFSMVSHEFRTPLSIILGSAQLLAQSEQQWTKEKKLKNLHRIQSSARSMNQLLTDILTLTRAEAGKLEFNPELIDLEAFCINLIEDLQFCNQPQHTIKFISQGSCTHAKLDENLLYSILSNLLSNAMKYSPQEGTVFLVLSCERDAIIFQVQDFGIGIPSEFQQHLFEPFHRANNVSKIVGSGLGLAVVKKCLELHQGEISVESEVGVGTTFTVRIPQTVTAMVKSKMNCSE